In a genomic window of Polycladomyces abyssicola:
- a CDS encoding aldehyde dehydrogenase family protein, producing the protein MLKEKIALLQDEYHLLINGEKVPSSSGEWFETFNPATGEVIARVAKASRADVDKAVEAAHQALEKGKWAKWPASRRGQILNRIAQIMRERFNDLVELEVLNSGKAISAAQGQVHQAIEDFELYAGAVTTISGSTKPVPNGFFHYTVKEPVGVCAQIVPWNYPLMMAAWKIAPALAAGCTIVLKPASLTPLTALVLADICHEAGVPAGVINVITGSGSDVGAYLIEHPGVDKVAFTGETTTGKDIMARASDTLKRVTLELGGKSANIIFPDADLDAAVNGSVFGIYYNTGQSCEARSRLLVHESIYDAFLEKFVEKTKKLKLGDPFSKETHVGAVISREQWNVIDSYVKLAQEEGARVICGGKRPEGAEFEKGYWYEPTVIVDVTNDMRVAQEEIFGPVVVVIKFSDEQEAVRLANDTIYGLAAALWTQDFSRAHRVAGQLKAGVIMINNPFSTFPGLPFGGYKQSGFGRELAIESIDLYTETKSVLSYIGTKPLNPFGV; encoded by the coding sequence ATGCTGAAAGAGAAGATCGCGTTGTTGCAGGATGAATATCATTTGTTGATCAACGGGGAAAAAGTGCCGAGCAGTTCCGGGGAATGGTTTGAAACGTTCAACCCGGCCACGGGGGAAGTGATCGCGCGGGTGGCCAAAGCGTCCCGAGCCGATGTGGACAAAGCGGTGGAAGCGGCCCACCAAGCGCTGGAGAAGGGAAAATGGGCGAAATGGCCGGCCTCTCGACGCGGGCAGATCCTCAATCGGATTGCCCAGATTATGCGTGAACGCTTCAACGACTTGGTGGAACTGGAGGTACTCAACAGCGGGAAAGCCATCTCCGCCGCCCAGGGTCAAGTGCATCAGGCGATTGAGGATTTCGAGCTGTACGCGGGTGCAGTAACGACCATTTCCGGCAGTACCAAACCGGTACCCAACGGTTTTTTCCACTACACAGTCAAGGAGCCGGTCGGGGTTTGCGCACAAATCGTGCCTTGGAACTACCCGTTGATGATGGCGGCCTGGAAAATCGCCCCGGCTTTGGCTGCAGGATGCACCATCGTATTGAAACCTGCCTCGCTCACCCCGCTGACCGCACTCGTATTGGCTGATATTTGTCACGAAGCGGGTGTTCCGGCCGGTGTGATCAACGTCATTACCGGCAGCGGTTCCGATGTGGGCGCTTACCTGATCGAACATCCCGGTGTGGACAAAGTGGCCTTTACTGGTGAAACCACGACGGGCAAAGATATCATGGCTAGAGCTTCCGACACCCTGAAGCGGGTGACGTTGGAGCTGGGCGGAAAATCGGCCAATATCATTTTTCCGGATGCCGATTTGGATGCGGCGGTGAACGGCTCCGTTTTCGGCATTTACTACAATACCGGACAATCCTGCGAAGCGCGATCCCGTCTGCTGGTGCACGAATCGATCTATGATGCATTTTTGGAGAAGTTCGTAGAGAAAACGAAGAAACTGAAATTGGGTGATCCGTTCAGCAAGGAGACGCATGTCGGGGCCGTCATATCCCGGGAACAATGGAATGTGATCGACTCCTACGTCAAATTGGCGCAGGAAGAGGGAGCGCGCGTCATCTGCGGCGGAAAACGGCCGGAAGGAGCGGAATTTGAGAAAGGGTATTGGTACGAACCGACGGTCATTGTGGATGTAACCAACGACATGCGCGTGGCTCAGGAAGAAATCTTCGGACCGGTCGTCGTGGTCATCAAATTTAGCGACGAACAGGAAGCGGTCCGCCTGGCCAACGACACCATCTACGGACTGGCCGCTGCACTGTGGACCCAGGATTTCTCCCGCGCACACCGTGTGGCCGGACAACTGAAAGCGGGTGTTATCATGATCAACAATCCGTTCTCCACCTTCCCCGGATTGCCGTTCGGTGGTTACAAACAATCTGGATTCGGTCGGGAGCTTGCCATCGAGTCGATTGATCTGTATACGGAAACGAAGAGCGTCCTCTCCTATATCGGAACCAAACCGCTGAATCCCTTCGGCGTGTGA
- a CDS encoding thioesterase family protein has product MKPGLHPGHQETMTVTVTEEMAASFGGEMIHPTLSTVTMVYYMEWIGRKVILPFLDDHEEGVGAAIEVKHRAPAPIGKKVTFTAEAMEVRFNKVVCRVTAKHDKALVGEGTFIQAILPRQQIRERLEAMR; this is encoded by the coding sequence GTGAAACCGGGATTGCATCCGGGTCACCAGGAGACGATGACCGTCACGGTCACGGAGGAAATGGCGGCTTCCTTCGGCGGAGAGATGATTCATCCGACACTCTCCACCGTCACCATGGTGTACTACATGGAATGGATAGGTAGGAAAGTGATCTTGCCCTTCCTGGATGACCACGAAGAAGGAGTGGGGGCGGCGATTGAGGTTAAGCATCGCGCCCCCGCCCCGATCGGCAAAAAGGTCACATTTACCGCCGAAGCGATGGAAGTAAGGTTCAACAAAGTAGTGTGTCGCGTAACGGCAAAACACGATAAGGCATTGGTCGGGGAGGGAACGTTTATACAGGCGATTCTCCCGCGTCAACAAATCCGAGAGCGGCTCGAAGCAATGCGGTGA
- a CDS encoding Gmad2 immunoglobulin-like domain-containing protein: MRGKWLVLWLSFVLLAGCFQATSPSQPTSTNDVQLGQILVIAEKNGTVKFDLKLRNKGKKDVRLTFSDEPVSFVILQKGTEIAHVEVDSVPKETREVMLAPSEQVQWRGVWDLQAKGRHVPAGTYEVEVKLLPEKINGEAPRSHQFLAKGTFEVHAAPTLDRKPVKPGPKLENAAFRQLRVVGGEGTYRVTGEARVLEGVFNYAVTDGHRYLKRGPVQVKGGAPSWTPFTLEISIPRDQLPSNGTLVLELYEESPKDGSRIHQIEIMLGVFRPQ, encoded by the coding sequence ATGCGCGGAAAATGGCTGGTGCTGTGGTTGAGTTTCGTGTTGCTGGCGGGGTGTTTTCAAGCGACCTCACCGAGCCAGCCAACGTCGACCAACGACGTTCAGTTGGGTCAGATATTGGTGATCGCGGAGAAAAACGGAACCGTCAAGTTTGATTTGAAGTTAAGGAACAAAGGAAAGAAGGATGTTCGGCTCACGTTTTCAGATGAACCCGTCTCTTTTGTCATTCTCCAAAAAGGAACCGAGATCGCTCATGTGGAAGTAGACAGTGTTCCAAAAGAGACGCGCGAAGTCATGCTGGCTCCGTCGGAACAGGTTCAATGGCGAGGTGTGTGGGATCTTCAAGCAAAAGGCAGACATGTTCCGGCGGGAACTTATGAGGTGGAGGTGAAGTTGTTGCCGGAGAAGATAAACGGAGAAGCCCCGCGTTCGCATCAATTCCTGGCCAAGGGCACGTTTGAAGTACATGCGGCACCGACACTGGACAGGAAACCGGTGAAGCCGGGGCCCAAGCTTGAAAATGCCGCGTTTCGTCAATTGCGTGTCGTCGGAGGCGAAGGAACGTATCGCGTGACAGGGGAAGCGCGTGTGTTGGAAGGGGTTTTCAACTACGCAGTTACCGATGGCCACCGATATCTGAAAAGGGGACCTGTACAGGTGAAGGGCGGAGCACCCAGTTGGACACCGTTCACCCTGGAGATCTCGATTCCTCGCGATCAACTGCCATCCAACGGGACACTGGTCCTTGAACTGTACGAGGAAAGTCCCAAAGACGGCTCACGCATCCATCAAATCGAGATCATGCTGGGTGTATTCCGTCCGCAATGA
- the corA gene encoding magnesium/cobalt transporter CorA — protein MIRTLAVKADGTLERDLPLEQLDRADISWYWVDFEAPSEDEAALLHNHFHFHPLAIEDCLHFLQRPKLDLYEGYQFYVLHSLNPDTLKTEELDLFVGDRYVVSFHFSRLNEIDSAWEAVSADAQSIQLGPMQVLYLVMDRIVDQYFPAMYNLEDRINELDDGTNRPHRVITRRLFRIRSDMLALRKTIVPTSEMLYRMLNMDFLKESKRYKLYFTDIYDHLLKLTAMIESNRELTSDMRDHYMSIKTDRMNSIMLTLTVFTVIFMPLTFIAGIYGMNFEYMPELKWRYGYFAVLGLMATVGVSMFIWFKKKGWLE, from the coding sequence TTGATTCGCACATTGGCTGTCAAAGCAGACGGCACGCTGGAACGGGACTTGCCGTTGGAACAACTGGATCGTGCGGACATTTCATGGTATTGGGTCGATTTTGAAGCACCCAGCGAAGACGAAGCCGCGCTGTTACACAATCATTTTCATTTTCATCCCTTGGCTATCGAAGATTGCCTTCACTTTCTACAACGCCCCAAACTGGACTTATATGAAGGATATCAATTTTATGTCCTGCATTCGCTGAATCCGGACACCTTGAAAACCGAAGAGCTGGATCTGTTTGTCGGTGACCGGTATGTGGTCTCGTTTCATTTTTCCCGTCTGAACGAAATTGATTCCGCCTGGGAGGCGGTGTCCGCCGACGCCCAATCGATCCAATTGGGGCCGATGCAAGTGCTGTACTTGGTAATGGATCGGATCGTAGACCAATATTTCCCCGCGATGTACAATCTGGAGGATCGTATCAACGAATTGGACGACGGTACCAACCGACCCCATCGTGTGATCACGCGCCGTTTATTCCGCATCCGCAGTGACATGCTCGCGCTCAGAAAAACCATCGTACCAACAAGTGAAATGCTGTATCGCATGCTCAATATGGATTTTCTCAAGGAAAGCAAGCGCTATAAGCTGTATTTCACCGATATCTACGACCATCTGTTAAAATTGACGGCGATGATCGAATCCAATCGTGAGCTCACGTCCGACATGCGCGATCATTACATGTCAATCAAGACTGACCGGATGAACTCCATCATGCTGACATTGACAGTGTTCACGGTCATTTTTATGCCATTGACATTCATCGCCGGGATCTACGGGATGAACTTTGAATACATGCCCGAACTGAAATGGCGTTACGGCTACTTTGCAGTTTTGGGATTGATGGCAACCGTCGGCGTCTCCATGTTTATCTGGTTCAAAAAGAAAGGGTGGCTGGAGTGA
- a CDS encoding site-specific integrase, whose product MTRFLSSAQDDRLFALFFLAISTGLRRGELLGLKWGDVDFDRGILVVRRTVQRTVNGLIVKEQPKTDNSRRLVNISPATVDVLRQHQKRQAEEMLKFGLRDIEFIFTNTVGNLMEPRKVNHIFDRIIGKAGIPKIRFHDLRHTHATMLLKQGIHPKIVSERLGHSSIGITLDIYSHVIPSMQREAAVAIDQVLQKDRNTLSR is encoded by the coding sequence GTGACGAGGTTTTTAAGCTCTGCTCAAGATGACCGTCTATTTGCATTATTTTTTCTGGCCATCAGCACCGGCTTGCGCCGTGGAGAGTTGTTGGGATTGAAATGGGGAGACGTGGATTTTGATCGTGGGATACTCGTTGTAAGAAGGACGGTACAACGTACTGTCAATGGACTCATTGTCAAAGAGCAACCCAAAACCGATAACAGTCGGCGATTGGTCAATATTTCCCCAGCCACAGTGGACGTTCTAAGACAGCATCAAAAAAGACAGGCAGAGGAAATGCTCAAGTTTGGTCTACGGGATATTGAGTTCATTTTTACAAATACTGTAGGGAACTTGATGGAGCCTAGAAAAGTCAATCATATATTCGACCGAATCATAGGGAAAGCCGGGATTCCCAAGATCCGCTTCCACGATCTCCGACACACCCACGCCACGATGCTCCTGAAACAAGGGATTCACCCGAAAATCGTTTCTGAACGGTTAGGGCACTCATCGATCGGAATCACCCTGGATATATATTCCCATGTGATTCCGTCCATGCAAAGAGAAGCAGCAGTAGCAATTGACCAAGTGCTTCAAAAGGACCGGAACACTTTATCGAGATAA
- a CDS encoding class I SAM-dependent methyltransferase encodes MNNEKNRQIYRMWAPFYDWVLQNRWFRSARRKVVEQAHLQPGENVLLVGVGTGLDFAYLPESVRVTGIDLSPEMLEQARKKASRHVIHLQQMNAEALAFPDETFDAVFFNLILSVVEDPRKALMEGIRVLKGSGRILIFDKFRHSEASPSWVSQTLNILTRRLGTDVNRSFERIADGMPVYVVKDEPSLFRGKYRIIELRKD; translated from the coding sequence ATGAACAACGAGAAAAATCGGCAAATATACCGAATGTGGGCACCATTCTATGATTGGGTATTACAGAATCGGTGGTTTAGATCGGCCCGCCGGAAAGTGGTGGAACAGGCTCACCTCCAACCTGGGGAGAATGTATTGCTGGTGGGAGTCGGAACTGGGCTGGATTTTGCCTATCTTCCTGAGAGTGTGCGGGTAACTGGGATTGATCTTTCTCCCGAAATGTTGGAACAAGCCCGAAAAAAAGCCAGTCGTCATGTCATTCACCTGCAACAGATGAACGCGGAAGCATTGGCGTTTCCTGACGAAACCTTTGATGCTGTTTTTTTCAACCTGATTCTAAGTGTCGTCGAAGATCCACGTAAAGCGCTGATGGAAGGAATCAGGGTGTTAAAAGGAAGTGGACGCATCCTGATTTTTGATAAGTTCCGGCATTCAGAAGCATCGCCTTCCTGGGTCAGCCAAACGCTAAACATACTCACCCGACGACTTGGAACTGATGTGAACCGTTCCTTTGAAAGGATTGCCGACGGGATGCCGGTTTATGTCGTGAAGGATGAACCCTCGCTATTTCGTGGGAAATACCGGATTATCGAACTTCGGAAAGATTGA
- a CDS encoding PCYCGC motif-containing (lipo)protein — protein MKTSLRRYIDQKHQDGYARPTPTPMPKS, from the coding sequence GTGAAAACGTCCCTTCGCCGCTATATTGATCAAAAGCATCAAGATGGGTATGCCAGACCCACGCCCACCCCAATGCCCAAATCCTAA
- a CDS encoding PCYCGC motif-containing (lipo)protein: MGDVTEMTSSPNQLPRFLNGKDANVLKIYRSAAKNGDLLQYIPCYCGCGESVGHKNNLNCFVKETKSDGSIVLDSHGMNCGTCLNIASEAIALKKTSENVPSPLY; the protein is encoded by the coding sequence ATGGGCGACGTGACCGAAATGACTTCAAGTCCCAATCAACTTCCTCGTTTTTTGAATGGAAAGGATGCGAATGTCTTGAAGATCTACCGATCAGCAGCAAAAAACGGAGATTTGCTCCAATATATTCCGTGTTATTGTGGGTGTGGGGAAAGTGTGGGACATAAAAACAATCTAAACTGCTTTGTCAAAGAAACAAAATCTGACGGCTCCATTGTATTGGATTCGCACGGTATGAACTGCGGCACTTGTTTAAATATTGCCTCAGAAGCGATTGCCTTGAAAAAAACAAGTGAAAACGTCCCTTCGCCGCTATATTGA
- a CDS encoding class I SAM-dependent methyltransferase, producing the protein MNRSDLVRKFEKQARLYEKKRKKQAQKKWRQKLIRSAKGKVLEVAVGAGANFPFYGPDVKITAVDFSPEMLKKAKEAAQEYGIEAEFIQADIENLSFASDSFDTVVSTLSLCGYQDPIQILNQFNRWCKKDGRILLMEHGISSNFVLASLQKALDPLAYRLVGCHQNRDIMHIIQSSKIVIEKTESYWTDMVHLIWEKPGK; encoded by the coding sequence TTGAATCGATCGGATTTGGTGAGAAAGTTCGAGAAACAGGCCCGTTTGTACGAAAAAAAGCGAAAAAAACAAGCACAAAAAAAGTGGAGGCAAAAGCTTATTCGTTCAGCCAAGGGGAAAGTGCTTGAGGTGGCGGTGGGGGCTGGAGCCAATTTTCCCTTCTATGGCCCTGATGTGAAAATAACGGCTGTGGATTTCAGCCCGGAAATGTTAAAAAAAGCAAAGGAAGCCGCTCAGGAATACGGAATCGAAGCTGAGTTTATCCAAGCTGATATAGAAAACCTTTCATTTGCTTCCGATTCATTCGATACCGTGGTCTCCACCTTGTCTCTGTGCGGATATCAAGATCCCATCCAAATACTAAATCAATTTAACCGGTGGTGCAAAAAAGACGGCCGCATATTGTTGATGGAGCACGGTATTAGCTCCAACTTTGTTCTTGCTTCCCTTCAAAAAGCATTGGATCCTCTTGCCTACCGTCTGGTAGGATGCCATCAGAATCGGGACATAATGCATATCATCCAATCATCAAAGATTGTAATAGAAAAGACAGAATCTTATTGGACAGACATGGTTCATTTAATCTGGGAAAAGCCTGGTAAATAA
- a CDS encoding multicopper oxidase family protein has translation MRRSKHWFFLGAVVVVALVVAGCANPHAQHSAEMPSHTKAVGGQLSKPTISKDSQGRVVKEFTVVAKEADWQVSPDYSVRALTYDGTVPGKTIQVEQGDHVKVRLINKMKVPVTIHWHGYPVPNKMDGVPGLTQDEVAPGKTYTYDFVATIPGTYFYHSHFQSSDQVDRGLYGAFIVLPKEKRTQYDRDYVLMLDEWMNHHGNMGQSGSHMEHGEMNMGGSGMNMDHSMMMGSGQESSMPQMDHDEMMKQMYNLYSVNGKSGSLVQPLTVKKGERVRLRLINAGYMTHKIHFQGQPFQIVAMDGHEISDPPVVKDKLVVIGAGERVDVSFVAGKDFAIDMHDGTPGAKTLVIPVRVIGGEKTPAKADQLSLPELDMRKYATNSRTENVEPSASSYVFRLNQSMQNGAEVYTINGKTWPNTDPIVVKKGERVKITFINEGRSDHPMHLHGHVFKVISRNDVRLSVPLEKDTLLVRPGEKYEIEFTADNPGNWMLHCHDLHHAAAGMMTVVKYQDYKSDYSVKMNTVHE, from the coding sequence ATGAGACGTTCCAAGCATTGGTTTTTCCTGGGAGCGGTTGTTGTGGTTGCATTGGTTGTTGCAGGCTGTGCCAATCCACACGCGCAACACTCGGCAGAAATGCCTAGTCACACGAAAGCGGTAGGAGGTCAATTGAGCAAGCCCACCATTTCCAAGGATTCACAAGGGCGCGTCGTTAAGGAATTCACCGTGGTGGCCAAGGAGGCAGATTGGCAAGTGTCTCCCGATTATTCTGTTCGTGCACTGACGTATGACGGGACAGTACCTGGTAAAACCATTCAGGTGGAACAAGGGGATCATGTCAAGGTACGCTTGATAAATAAAATGAAAGTCCCGGTTACGATTCACTGGCACGGCTATCCCGTTCCCAACAAGATGGACGGTGTTCCAGGACTAACGCAAGATGAAGTTGCTCCGGGGAAAACGTATACCTACGATTTTGTGGCGACAATACCCGGCACCTATTTTTACCACTCTCACTTCCAAAGCTCCGATCAAGTGGACAGAGGATTGTATGGTGCATTTATCGTCTTGCCCAAGGAGAAACGAACTCAATATGATCGGGACTATGTGTTGATGTTGGACGAATGGATGAATCATCATGGGAATATGGGTCAATCCGGAAGCCATATGGAGCATGGCGAAATGAATATGGGCGGCTCCGGAATGAACATGGATCATTCCATGATGATGGGAAGCGGCCAAGAATCTTCCATGCCGCAGATGGATCATGACGAGATGATGAAACAAATGTACAACCTTTATTCGGTCAATGGAAAATCGGGATCACTCGTCCAACCGTTAACGGTGAAAAAAGGCGAACGTGTTCGATTACGTTTGATCAATGCCGGATATATGACGCACAAGATTCACTTCCAAGGGCAACCCTTTCAAATTGTCGCCATGGATGGCCATGAAATTTCAGATCCGCCTGTGGTAAAGGACAAGCTCGTTGTAATTGGAGCAGGAGAACGTGTCGATGTGAGTTTCGTGGCCGGAAAAGACTTTGCCATTGATATGCACGACGGTACGCCCGGTGCGAAAACGTTGGTCATCCCCGTACGAGTCATCGGAGGAGAAAAAACACCGGCAAAAGCGGATCAATTGTCCCTACCAGAATTGGACATGAGAAAATATGCGACGAACAGCCGGACAGAAAACGTCGAACCATCCGCTTCGTCTTACGTCTTTCGTTTGAATCAGTCCATGCAAAACGGGGCAGAAGTTTATACAATCAACGGCAAAACCTGGCCGAATACCGATCCCATCGTAGTGAAAAAAGGGGAACGGGTGAAGATTACCTTCATCAATGAGGGACGCTCGGATCATCCGATGCATTTGCACGGTCACGTGTTCAAAGTGATCAGCCGAAACGACGTCCGATTGTCCGTTCCGCTTGAAAAAGACACACTTCTCGTGCGGCCCGGAGAAAAATACGAGATCGAGTTTACGGCAGATAACCCGGGTAATTGGATGTTACACTGTCATGATTTACACCATGCTGCTGCCGGTATGATGACGGTCGTTAAGTATCAAGATTACAAAAGCGATTATTCGGTAAAGATGAACACGGTACACGAATGA
- a CDS encoding response regulator transcription factor gives MKNVLIVDDEEKIREVIASYLNKEGYHTREAATGTEALEILRSEPVHLIILDLMLPDLPGEEVCQQIRRFSAVPILMLTAKSAEDERVQGLLMGADDYVVKPFSPREVVARVKAILRRTEQDLLAERLTFGELLIDTGQRKVFRHGQMVNLTPMEYKLLLILARHPHRAFSREELVEKLFGFDYEGDLRTIDQHVKNLRHKIEPIPSDPMYIQTVYGFGYRFVGDDSR, from the coding sequence ATGAAAAATGTTCTCATTGTGGACGATGAAGAGAAAATCAGAGAAGTCATTGCTTCCTATTTGAATAAAGAGGGTTACCACACCCGGGAAGCCGCAACAGGAACCGAAGCATTGGAAATTTTGCGGTCTGAACCGGTTCACCTCATCATCCTCGACTTAATGCTTCCAGACTTGCCTGGTGAAGAAGTCTGTCAACAAATTCGCCGTTTTTCAGCCGTCCCGATTTTGATGCTCACAGCGAAATCAGCAGAGGATGAACGTGTTCAGGGCCTTTTAATGGGTGCTGACGACTATGTGGTTAAACCGTTCAGTCCGCGTGAAGTTGTCGCCCGTGTGAAAGCCATCTTGCGCCGTACCGAACAAGATTTGCTGGCGGAGCGCCTGACTTTCGGAGAGCTGTTGATCGACACCGGACAACGCAAAGTCTTTCGTCACGGACAAATGGTGAACTTGACGCCGATGGAATACAAATTGTTGCTCATTCTGGCAAGGCATCCCCATCGCGCTTTTTCTCGTGAAGAGTTGGTTGAGAAACTCTTTGGTTTTGACTATGAGGGTGACCTTCGAACGATCGATCAACATGTGAAGAACCTGAGGCATAAAATCGAACCCATTCCGTCCGATCCGATGTATATTCAAACCGTTTACGGCTTTGGGTACCGTTTCGTGGGAGATGATTCCCGATGA
- a CDS encoding sensor histidine kinase, with amino-acid sequence MKGLRKRLAVAFISIASGTVILSVTFLVMATVYHYHLYRIQTPGMDKHTVSLDVHFGQAMIQSTTLAVIGAVTLAVFTSLYVSKRITKPLIQMRQAAEKMIQGDLTTRIPVRGDDELSDLAQALNHLTEELQKQEALRKNLTSDVAHELRTPLATLKSHMEALMDGVWEPTNERIRSCYEEIERLTCLVGDLEKLTALEAPGFKLNRKRENLQDIAEQAVKSAQASFLQKGVTLRFHAPDSVLAMVDRTRILQILANLLSNALKFTPKGGEVKVEVRNDGTDLLLIVQDNGIGIPPSEVPKVFERFYRVEKSRNRKLGGSGIGLTIVKKLTQAHGGDVEIESEEGKGTTVYVRIPKSNR; translated from the coding sequence ATGAAAGGTTTACGCAAACGATTGGCCGTCGCGTTTATCTCCATCGCGTCCGGCACTGTGATCCTTTCCGTTACCTTTCTCGTTATGGCCACCGTTTACCATTATCACTTGTACCGTATCCAAACACCTGGGATGGATAAACACACGGTCAGTTTGGATGTACACTTTGGGCAGGCCATGATCCAATCCACGACATTGGCTGTGATCGGTGCTGTCACATTGGCCGTCTTCACCAGCCTGTATGTCAGCAAACGGATTACAAAGCCCTTGATCCAGATGCGTCAAGCGGCAGAAAAGATGATTCAAGGTGATTTAACTACGCGGATTCCGGTGAGGGGAGACGACGAGCTGTCGGATTTGGCGCAAGCGCTCAACCATTTGACGGAGGAGTTGCAAAAGCAAGAGGCCCTGCGAAAAAACCTGACGTCCGATGTGGCTCACGAACTCCGTACGCCTCTTGCCACCTTGAAAAGTCATATGGAAGCGTTGATGGACGGGGTTTGGGAGCCGACAAACGAACGCATCCGCTCCTGTTATGAAGAAATTGAGCGCCTGACGTGTCTTGTGGGTGATCTGGAAAAATTGACTGCGTTGGAAGCACCGGGATTTAAACTTAACCGAAAAAGAGAGAATCTCCAGGATATCGCCGAACAAGCCGTCAAGTCGGCACAAGCCTCTTTTTTGCAAAAAGGCGTCACACTTCGGTTTCATGCTCCCGACTCCGTATTGGCCATGGTCGACCGAACACGCATACTGCAAATTTTGGCCAATTTGCTGTCCAACGCGCTGAAGTTTACCCCGAAAGGAGGGGAAGTAAAAGTGGAGGTGCGGAACGATGGAACTGATTTATTGCTAATCGTCCAAGATAACGGGATTGGCATCCCACCGTCAGAGGTGCCCAAAGTGTTTGAACGCTTTTACCGCGTGGAAAAATCGCGTAACCGTAAACTTGGGGGGAGCGGTATCGGTTTGACTATCGTGAAAAAACTGACACAGGCACACGGGGGAGATGTGGAAATCGAAAGTGAAGAGGGGAAAGGGACGACCGTTTATGTCCGAATCCCAAAATCTAATCGTTAA